The following are from one region of the Stutzerimonas stutzeri genome:
- the siaD gene encoding biofilm regulation diguanylate cyclase SiaD produces MRGQKPLESQVLESLSDPRNQDHPLHEALSQLWEAHHALLNRIERIARVSDGYQSIVRDREMTLSARFEKQLRQLEKVARISDRYQMMMRDLNIALKEASTHDALTGIANRRLLTERLRDETERAKRYSRPLCIVMIDIDRFKVINDQYGHEVGDHVLMDVVRVMEAEIREHDLCGRWGGEEFLVVMPETTSAQAVTVMERLRHAVAKLRIRINDDSLSVTVSLGMAELRAGENYSTAINRADVALLRAKRNGRDRYEMAD; encoded by the coding sequence ATGCGCGGCCAAAAGCCTCTGGAAAGCCAGGTCCTGGAGTCCTTGTCCGACCCCCGGAATCAGGACCATCCGCTGCACGAAGCGCTGAGCCAGCTGTGGGAAGCGCATCACGCCCTGCTCAACCGGATCGAGCGGATCGCCCGTGTCTCCGACGGCTATCAGAGCATCGTCCGGGACCGCGAGATGACGCTTTCGGCGCGCTTTGAGAAACAGCTGCGGCAGCTGGAAAAGGTCGCGCGCATCTCTGATCGCTACCAGATGATGATGCGCGACCTGAATATCGCGCTGAAAGAGGCCTCCACCCACGACGCGCTGACCGGGATCGCCAATCGCCGCCTGCTCACCGAGCGCCTGCGCGACGAAACCGAGCGGGCCAAGCGTTATTCGCGCCCGCTGTGCATCGTCATGATCGATATCGACCGCTTCAAGGTCATCAACGACCAATATGGCCATGAAGTCGGTGACCACGTGCTGATGGACGTGGTACGCGTGATGGAAGCGGAAATCCGCGAGCACGATCTGTGCGGCCGCTGGGGCGGCGAAGAATTCCTCGTCGTGATGCCGGAGACCACCAGCGCACAGGCCGTGACGGTCATGGAGCGGCTGCGTCATGCCGTTGCCAAGCTACGCATTCGGATCAACGACGATTCGCTGTCCGTCACGGTGAGCCTGGGCATGGCGGAACTGCGCGCTGGCGAGAACTACTCCACCGCCATCAACCGTGCCGACGTGGCCTTGCTACGCGCCAAGCGCAACGGCCGCGATCGCTACGAAATGGCGGACTGA
- a CDS encoding gluconokinase, with protein sequence MIVIIMGVAGSGKTTIGKKLAARLGWGFSDADEFHSDANKQKMAEGVPLDDEDRQPWLQAMHEAIEARREQGHDWVFTCSALKRRYRQLLGADHEDLCWIYLDGSEQLLLERLSRRGGHFFDPRLLRSQLQTLERPDEREAMRVDIRPAPEQIVEAIVERLPLDGANR encoded by the coding sequence GTGATCGTGATCATCATGGGTGTTGCCGGCAGCGGCAAAACCACCATAGGCAAGAAGCTGGCCGCCCGCCTGGGGTGGGGCTTCTCCGATGCCGATGAATTTCACAGCGACGCCAACAAGCAGAAGATGGCCGAGGGCGTCCCGCTCGATGACGAAGACCGCCAGCCCTGGCTCCAGGCGATGCACGAGGCGATCGAGGCGCGACGGGAGCAGGGTCATGACTGGGTTTTCACCTGTTCGGCGCTCAAGCGCCGCTACCGCCAGCTGCTCGGCGCTGATCACGAGGACCTGTGTTGGATCTATCTGGACGGCTCGGAGCAGCTGCTGCTGGAGCGGCTGTCCCGGCGTGGCGGGCATTTCTTCGACCCCCGCCTGCTGCGCAGCCAGCTGCAGACGCTGGAACGCCCCGACGAGCGCGAGGCCATGCGGGTGGACATTCGGCCCGCGCCCGAGCAGATCGTCGAGGCGATTGTCGAGCGCCTGCCGTTGGATGGGGCGAATCGCTGA
- the gbcA gene encoding glycine-betaine demethylase subunit GbcA — translation MDVTSNLSLGDPLEAARKATAEMLQTRQPNFSLAQPFYSDERLFQIDMQEIFHKEWLIAGMTCEIPAKGNFLTLQIGDNPILVIRGAEGAVHAFHNVCRHRGSRLCTSDKGKVAKLVCPYHQWTYELDGRLLFAGTEMGADFDLNDYGLKPVNCKTAGGYIFISLAENPPAIDDFLATLSHYMEPYDMENAKVAVQSTLVEKANWKLVLENNRECYHCNGSHPELLNTLLEWDDVTDPRASQAFKDHVAESAAKWDAEKIPYAHASFGLRNRIVRMPLLKGTVSMTMDGKQGCKKLMGRIQNPDLGSMRILHLPHSWNHCMGDHIIVFTVWPISAQETMVTTKWIVHKDAVEGVDYDVARLRQVWDATNDQDRRLAEENQRGINSTAYQPGPYSKTYEFGVVNFIDWYSERMLNNLGAEPASYLKQIND, via the coding sequence ATGGATGTCACTTCCAACCTGAGCCTGGGCGATCCGCTCGAAGCCGCACGTAAGGCCACGGCAGAGATGCTGCAGACGCGCCAGCCGAATTTTTCCCTCGCACAGCCGTTCTATAGCGATGAACGTCTGTTCCAGATCGACATGCAGGAGATCTTCCACAAGGAATGGTTGATCGCCGGCATGACCTGCGAAATCCCCGCGAAGGGCAACTTCCTCACCCTGCAGATCGGCGACAACCCGATCCTGGTCATCCGTGGTGCGGAAGGTGCGGTACATGCCTTCCACAACGTCTGCCGCCATCGCGGCTCGCGGCTGTGCACCAGTGACAAGGGCAAGGTGGCCAAGCTGGTGTGCCCTTACCACCAGTGGACCTACGAACTGGACGGTCGTCTGCTATTCGCCGGCACCGAAATGGGCGCCGACTTCGACTTGAATGACTACGGGCTCAAGCCGGTGAACTGCAAGACGGCTGGCGGCTATATCTTCATCTCCCTGGCCGAAAACCCGCCAGCGATCGATGACTTCCTGGCTACCCTGTCGCACTACATGGAACCCTACGACATGGAGAACGCCAAGGTGGCCGTGCAGAGCACCTTGGTGGAAAAGGCCAACTGGAAGCTGGTGTTGGAAAACAACCGCGAGTGCTACCACTGCAACGGCTCGCACCCGGAATTGCTCAACACCCTGCTGGAGTGGGACGACGTCACCGATCCCCGCGCCAGCCAGGCGTTCAAGGATCACGTCGCCGAATCGGCCGCCAAGTGGGACGCCGAGAAGATTCCTTACGCTCACGCCAGCTTCGGCCTGCGTAACCGTATCGTGCGCATGCCGCTGCTCAAGGGCACGGTCTCCATGACCATGGATGGCAAGCAAGGCTGCAAGAAGCTCATGGGCCGCATCCAGAACCCGGACCTCGGCTCGATGCGTATCCTCCACCTGCCGCACTCCTGGAACCACTGCATGGGCGATCACATCATCGTCTTTACCGTGTGGCCGATCAGTGCTCAGGAGACCATGGTCACCACCAAGTGGATCGTCCACAAGGACGCCGTCGAAGGGGTCGACTACGACGTGGCGCGTCTGCGCCAGGTGTGGGACGCCACCAACGATCAGGACCGTCGTCTGGCTGAAGAGAACCAGCGCGGAATCAACTCGACGGCCTATCAGCCGGGCCCGTACTCGAAGACCTACGAGTTCGGTGTGGTGAACTTCATCGACTGGTACAGCGAGCGCATGCTGAACAACCTGGGCGCTGAGCCTGCAAGCTACCTGAAGCAGATCAACGACTAA
- the gbcB gene encoding glycine-betaine demethylase subunit GbcB, with protein MSSNFLNPVNTQTWTNGRHLVRCVKVIQETWDVRTFCFMADQPIMFFFKPGQFVTLELEIDGQQVMRSYTIASSPSVPYSFSLTIKRIPGGKVSNWLHDNLSEGDQIPVHGPVGLFNAIDFPTERALFLSGGVGITPVMSMARWFFDTNANVDMVFVHSARSPKDIIFHRELEHMASRVNNFSLHIICEKHGMGEAWAGYRGYLDQRMLELIAPDFADREIFCCGPTPYMNAVKRLLQTNGFDMQHYHEESFGATPADIREEAQELAEQAAEAPDVPLADLRQVEFTATGKSIRVGPNDTVHSAAAQLGLHIPKACGMGICGTCKVMKTSGEVVMEHNGGITDEDVAEGYILSCCSVPKGDVVIDY; from the coding sequence ATGTCCAGTAACTTCCTCAATCCGGTCAATACCCAGACATGGACCAACGGCCGCCATCTGGTGCGCTGCGTGAAGGTCATCCAGGAAACCTGGGACGTACGCACCTTTTGCTTCATGGCCGACCAGCCGATCATGTTCTTCTTCAAGCCGGGCCAGTTCGTCACCCTGGAATTGGAGATAGATGGGCAACAGGTGATGCGCTCGTACACCATCGCCAGCTCACCTTCGGTGCCCTACAGCTTCTCGCTGACGATCAAGCGCATCCCCGGCGGCAAGGTGTCCAACTGGTTGCACGACAACCTCAGCGAGGGTGATCAGATTCCGGTGCACGGCCCGGTCGGCCTGTTCAACGCCATCGATTTCCCCACCGAGCGAGCCCTGTTCCTGTCCGGCGGTGTCGGCATCACGCCGGTCATGTCGATGGCCCGCTGGTTCTTCGACACCAACGCCAACGTCGACATGGTGTTCGTCCACAGCGCTCGCTCGCCGAAGGACATCATCTTCCACCGTGAGCTGGAGCACATGGCCTCGCGGGTCAATAACTTCAGCCTGCACATAATTTGCGAAAAGCACGGCATGGGCGAGGCCTGGGCCGGCTATCGCGGCTACCTCGACCAGCGCATGCTGGAGCTGATTGCACCGGACTTCGCCGACCGGGAAATCTTCTGCTGCGGACCGACCCCGTACATGAACGCGGTCAAGCGGCTGCTGCAGACCAACGGCTTCGACATGCAGCACTATCACGAGGAGTCCTTCGGCGCGACCCCGGCAGACATTCGCGAGGAGGCCCAGGAGCTGGCCGAGCAGGCAGCCGAGGCACCCGACGTGCCGCTCGCCGACCTCCGGCAGGTGGAGTTCACCGCCACCGGCAAGAGCATCCGTGTCGGCCCGAACGACACCGTCCACTCGGCCGCCGCGCAGCTCGGCCTGCACATTCCCAAGGCCTGCGGCATGGGCATCTGCGGTACCTGCAAGGTCATGAAGACCTCTGGCGAGGTGGTCATGGAGCACAACGGCGGGATCACCGACGAAGATGTCGCAGAAGGCTACATCCTGTCCTGCTGCAGCGTCCCCAAGGGCGACGTGGTCATCGACTACTAA
- the glyA gene encoding serine hydroxymethyltransferase: MFTKQDKIQGYDDELLAAMDAEEARQEHHIELIASENYTSKRVMQAQGSGLTNKYAEGYPGKRYYGGCEHVDKVEQLAIDRAKQLFGADYANVQPHSGSSANSAVYLALLNAGDTILGMSLAHGGHLTHGAKVSSSGKLYNAVQYGIDTNTGLIDYDEVERLAVENKPKMIVAGFSAYSKTLDFPRFRAIADKVGALLFVDMAHVAGLVAAGLYPNPIPFADVVTTTTHKTLRGPRGGLILAKSNPEIEKKLNAAVFPGAQGGPLMHVIAAKAVCFKEALEPGFKEYQQQVITNAKAMAKVFIDRGFDVVSGGTDNHLFLVSLIKQGITGKDADAALGRAGITVNKNAVPNDPQSPFVTSGLRIGTPAITTRGFKVDQSVELAGWICDILDHLGDDDVEAQVARQVAGLCADYPVYR; this comes from the coding sequence ATGTTCACCAAACAAGACAAAATCCAAGGCTACGATGACGAACTTTTGGCGGCGATGGATGCCGAGGAAGCGCGCCAGGAACATCACATCGAGCTGATCGCCTCGGAAAACTACACCAGCAAGCGGGTGATGCAGGCCCAGGGCAGCGGCCTGACCAACAAGTACGCCGAAGGCTATCCGGGCAAGCGCTACTACGGTGGCTGCGAGCACGTCGACAAGGTCGAGCAACTGGCCATCGACCGCGCCAAGCAGCTGTTCGGTGCCGACTACGCCAACGTCCAGCCGCATTCCGGCTCCTCGGCCAACAGCGCCGTCTACCTGGCCCTGCTCAACGCCGGCGACACCATCCTCGGCATGAGCCTGGCCCATGGCGGCCACCTGACCCACGGCGCCAAGGTCAGCAGCTCCGGCAAGCTGTACAACGCCGTTCAGTACGGGATCGACACCAACACCGGCCTGATCGATTACGACGAAGTCGAGCGCCTGGCGGTCGAGAACAAGCCGAAGATGATCGTTGCCGGCTTCTCCGCCTACTCGAAGACGCTGGACTTCCCGCGCTTCCGCGCCATCGCCGACAAGGTCGGTGCGCTGCTGTTCGTCGACATGGCCCACGTGGCTGGCCTGGTCGCAGCCGGCCTGTACCCCAACCCGATTCCGTTCGCCGACGTGGTCACCACCACCACACACAAGACCCTGCGCGGTCCGCGTGGCGGCCTGATCCTGGCCAAGAGCAACCCCGAGATCGAGAAGAAGCTCAATGCCGCGGTCTTCCCGGGCGCTCAAGGCGGTCCGCTGATGCACGTCATCGCCGCCAAGGCCGTCTGCTTCAAGGAAGCGCTGGAGCCTGGCTTCAAGGAATACCAGCAGCAGGTGATCACCAACGCCAAGGCCATGGCCAAGGTCTTCATCGACCGCGGCTTCGATGTGGTCTCCGGCGGCACCGATAACCACCTGTTCCTGGTCAGCCTGATCAAGCAGGGAATCACCGGCAAGGATGCGGACGCGGCCCTGGGTCGCGCCGGCATCACTGTCAACAAGAACGCTGTACCCAACGATCCCCAGTCGCCCTTCGTCACCTCCGGCCTGCGTATCGGCACGCCGGCCATCACGACGCGCGGTTTCAAGGTGGATCAGAGCGTCGAACTCGCGGGTTGGATCTGCGACATCCTCGATCACCTCGGTGATGACGATGTCGAGGCGCAGGTTGCCCGACAAGTCGCTGGGCTGTGCGCTGACTATCCGGTGTACCGCTGA
- a CDS encoding sarcosine oxidase subunit beta family protein — MQRYSGFGLLKHSFSHHENWQRMWRNPKPKPVYDVVIVGGGGHGLATAYYLAKEFGVKNVAVIEKGWLGGGNTARNTTIVRSNYLWDESARLYEHAMKLWEGLSQDINYNVMFSQRGVFNLGHTLQDMRDIERRVSANRLNGIDGEVVDAKQVAEMIPYLDCSKNTRYPILGASLQRRGGVARHDAVAWGYARAADALGVDLIQQTEVIGFRKENGVCIGVETTKGFIGGKRVGVVTAGNSGHMAKLAGFRLPLESHPLQALVSEPIKPIIDTVIMSNAVHGYISQSDKGDLVIGAGIDSYVGYGQRGSYPTIEHTLQAIVEMFPILSRVRMNRQWGGIVDTTPDACPIIAKTPVKNLFFNCGWGTGGFKATPGSGHVFAASLAKGEMHPLAKAFSIERFHNGALIDEHGAAGVAH, encoded by the coding sequence ATGCAACGTTATTCCGGCTTCGGCCTGCTCAAGCATTCCTTCAGCCACCACGAAAACTGGCAGCGCATGTGGCGCAACCCCAAGCCGAAGCCGGTTTACGACGTGGTTATCGTCGGCGGTGGTGGCCACGGCCTGGCCACTGCTTATTACCTGGCGAAAGAGTTCGGCGTGAAGAACGTCGCGGTGATCGAAAAAGGTTGGCTGGGCGGCGGTAACACCGCGCGCAACACCACCATCGTGCGTTCCAACTATCTGTGGGATGAGTCGGCGCGCCTCTACGAACACGCGATGAAGTTGTGGGAAGGCCTGTCTCAGGACATCAACTACAACGTGATGTTCTCCCAGCGCGGCGTGTTCAACCTCGGCCACACCCTGCAGGACATGCGCGACATCGAGCGCCGCGTCAGCGCCAACCGTCTCAACGGCATCGATGGCGAAGTGGTGGATGCCAAGCAGGTGGCGGAGATGATCCCCTACCTGGACTGCTCCAAGAACACCCGCTACCCGATTCTCGGCGCCTCGCTGCAGCGTCGCGGCGGCGTTGCTCGCCACGATGCGGTGGCCTGGGGTTATGCCCGCGCCGCCGATGCCCTGGGCGTGGACCTGATTCAACAGACCGAAGTGATCGGCTTCCGCAAGGAAAACGGCGTGTGCATCGGCGTGGAGACCACCAAGGGCTTCATCGGCGGCAAGCGTGTTGGCGTGGTCACCGCCGGTAACTCCGGACACATGGCCAAGCTGGCCGGCTTCCGTCTGCCGCTCGAATCCCACCCGCTGCAGGCGCTGGTCTCCGAGCCGATCAAGCCGATCATCGACACGGTGATCATGTCCAACGCCGTGCACGGCTACATCAGCCAGTCGGACAAGGGCGACCTGGTCATCGGCGCGGGCATCGACAGCTACGTCGGTTACGGTCAGCGCGGCTCCTATCCCACTATCGAACACACCCTGCAGGCGATCGTCGAGATGTTCCCGATCCTCTCGCGGGTGCGCATGAACCGCCAATGGGGCGGCATCGTCGATACCACCCCGGACGCCTGCCCGATCATTGCCAAAACCCCGGTGAAGAACCTGTTCTTCAACTGCGGTTGGGGCACCGGCGGCTTCAAGGCCACACCGGGTTCGGGCCACGTGTTCGCGGCCAGCCTGGCCAAGGGTGAGATGCACCCGCTGGCCAAGGCGTTCTCGATCGAACGTTTCCACAACGGCGCCTTGATCGACGAACACGGCGCGGCTGGGGTCGCACACTGA
- a CDS encoding sarcosine oxidase subunit delta, with amino-acid sequence MLHIFCPHCGELRSEEEFHAGGQAHIPRPLDPNACTDEEWGEYLFFRDNPRGIHHELWIHAAGCRQYFNVTRHTVSYEILETYKIGERPSVTEKAVDQGAKA; translated from the coding sequence ATGCTGCATATCTTCTGCCCTCACTGTGGCGAATTGCGCTCCGAAGAAGAGTTCCACGCGGGCGGCCAGGCGCACATCCCACGCCCGCTGGACCCGAACGCCTGCACCGACGAGGAATGGGGGGAGTACCTGTTTTTCCGTGACAACCCGCGTGGCATCCACCACGAGCTGTGGATTCACGCTGCAGGTTGCCGCCAGTACTTCAACGTCACCCGTCACACGGTGAGCTACGAAATTCTCGAGACCTACAAGATCGGCGAGCGCCCCAGCGTGACTGAGAAGGCCGTCGACCAAGGAGCTAAGGCATGA
- a CDS encoding sarcosine oxidase subunit alpha: protein MSQVNRLSQGGRIDRSRPLTFTFNGETYQGYAGDTLAAALLANGVDVVGRSFKYSRPRGIVGVGAEEPNAVLQIGGTEASQIPNVRATQQALYAGLTANSVNGWPSVNTDLMGILGKVGGGMMPPGFYYKTFMYPQNLWLTYEKYIRKAAGLGRAPTENDPDSYDHVNQHCDVLVVGAGPAGLAAALAAGRSGARVILADEQEEFGGSLLGTREKLDGKPAADWAARAIAELEKMPEVTLLPRATVNGYHDHNFLTIHQRLADHLGEVAPTGALGLRIVRQRMHRVRAKRVVLATGAHERPLVYSNNDVPGNMLADAVSTYVRRYGVVPGRQLVLSTNNDYAYRAVLDWLDAGHQVVAVADARSNPRGAWVEEARRRGVRILAGSAVIEARGSKRVTGARICTIDIANHKITNSGEVVDCDLIASSGGYSPVVHLASHLGGRPIWREDLLAFVPGEGFQQRSCAGAVNGVFALGDALADGFEAGAKAAAETGYKIVSGSVPKAEQRTEEASVALFLVPHDKPTERAPKQFVDQQNDVTAAGIKLATREGFESVEHVKRYTALGFGTDQGKLGNINGLAIAAQSMGISIAEMGTTMFRPNYTPVTFGAIAGRHCGELFEPKRYTAMQAWHVKNGAEFEDVGQWKRPWYFPKKGEDLHAAVARECLAVRNAVGILDASTLGKIDIQGPDAREFLNRVYTNAWTKLDVGKARYGLMCKEDGMVFDDGVTACLADNHFLMTTTTGGAARVMEWLEIYHQTEWPELKVYFTSVTDHWATMTLSGPNSRKLLAEVTDIDLDKDAFPFMTWKEGKVGGVPARVFRISFTGELSYEVNVQADYALGVWEKIIEAGKKHGLTPYGTETMHVLRAEKGFIIVGQDTDGSVTPDDLNMGWCVGRTKPFSWIGWRGMNREDCLKENRKQLVGLKPLDPKKVLPEGAQLVFDPKQPIPMTMVGHVTSSYMSAAMGYSFAMALVKGGLKRIGERVYAPLVDGSVIEAEIVSSVFYDPKGERQNV, encoded by the coding sequence ATGAGCCAGGTCAATCGTCTTTCCCAGGGCGGCCGCATCGACCGCAGCCGGCCCTTGACCTTCACCTTCAACGGCGAAACCTATCAGGGCTACGCCGGTGACACCCTGGCCGCCGCGTTGCTGGCCAACGGCGTCGATGTGGTCGGTCGCAGCTTCAAGTACTCGCGTCCGCGCGGCATCGTTGGCGTCGGCGCCGAAGAGCCCAACGCCGTGCTGCAGATCGGCGGCACCGAAGCGAGCCAGATCCCCAACGTGCGCGCCACTCAACAAGCGCTGTACGCCGGCCTGACCGCCAACAGCGTGAACGGCTGGCCGAGCGTCAACACCGATCTGATGGGGATTCTCGGCAAGGTCGGCGGCGGCATGATGCCGCCCGGCTTCTACTACAAGACCTTCATGTATCCGCAGAATCTGTGGCTGACCTACGAGAAGTACATTCGTAAGGCCGCAGGTCTCGGTCGCGCGCCGACCGAAAACGATCCGGACAGCTACGACCACGTCAACCAGCATTGCGACGTGCTTGTGGTCGGTGCGGGCCCCGCGGGTCTGGCTGCCGCCCTGGCCGCCGGCCGCAGCGGCGCCCGGGTGATCCTGGCAGACGAACAGGAAGAGTTCGGCGGCAGCCTGCTCGGCACCCGCGAGAAGCTCGACGGCAAACCGGCCGCTGACTGGGCGGCGCGCGCCATCGCCGAGCTCGAGAAAATGCCGGAAGTGACGCTGCTGCCACGGGCTACCGTGAACGGCTATCACGACCACAATTTCCTCACCATCCACCAGCGCCTGGCCGACCACCTCGGCGAGGTAGCGCCCACGGGCGCGCTGGGACTGCGCATCGTACGTCAGCGCATGCACCGCGTGCGGGCCAAGCGCGTGGTCCTGGCCACCGGTGCCCACGAGCGCCCGCTGGTTTATTCGAACAACGACGTGCCCGGCAACATGCTGGCCGATGCGGTCTCCACCTACGTGCGCCGCTACGGCGTGGTACCTGGCCGTCAGCTGGTGTTGTCGACCAACAACGATTACGCCTACCGCGCCGTGCTCGATTGGCTGGACGCTGGCCATCAAGTGGTTGCAGTGGCCGATGCGCGTAGCAATCCGCGTGGGGCCTGGGTCGAAGAAGCACGCCGCCGTGGCGTTCGGATTCTGGCCGGCAGCGCGGTGATCGAAGCGCGCGGCAGCAAGCGCGTCACTGGCGCACGCATCTGCACCATCGACATCGCCAACCACAAGATCACCAACTCCGGTGAAGTGGTCGACTGCGACCTGATCGCCAGCTCCGGCGGTTACAGCCCGGTGGTTCACCTGGCCTCGCACCTCGGTGGCCGTCCGATCTGGCGTGAAGACCTGCTGGCCTTCGTGCCTGGCGAAGGCTTCCAGCAGCGCAGCTGTGCCGGTGCGGTCAATGGCGTGTTCGCCCTTGGCGACGCCCTGGCCGATGGCTTCGAAGCTGGCGCCAAAGCCGCCGCCGAGACGGGCTACAAGATCGTCAGCGGCAGCGTGCCGAAGGCCGAACAGCGCACTGAGGAAGCCAGCGTCGCACTGTTCCTCGTGCCGCACGACAAGCCCACCGAGCGTGCGCCCAAGCAGTTCGTCGACCAGCAGAACGACGTCACCGCGGCCGGCATCAAGCTGGCCACTCGCGAAGGCTTCGAGTCGGTCGAGCACGTCAAGCGTTACACCGCGCTGGGCTTCGGTACCGACCAGGGCAAGCTGGGCAACATCAACGGCCTGGCGATCGCCGCGCAATCGATGGGCATCAGCATTGCCGAAATGGGCACCACGATGTTCCGCCCGAACTACACGCCGGTCACCTTCGGCGCCATCGCCGGCCGTCACTGCGGCGAGCTGTTCGAGCCCAAGCGCTACACCGCCATGCAGGCCTGGCACGTCAAGAATGGCGCGGAGTTCGAGGACGTCGGCCAGTGGAAGCGTCCCTGGTACTTCCCCAAGAAGGGCGAGGATCTGCACGCCGCCGTGGCCCGTGAATGTCTGGCCGTGCGTAACGCGGTGGGCATCCTCGACGCCTCGACCCTCGGCAAGATCGACATCCAGGGCCCGGATGCGCGCGAGTTCCTCAACCGCGTCTACACCAACGCCTGGACCAAGCTGGACGTGGGCAAGGCCCGTTACGGCCTGATGTGCAAGGAAGACGGCATGGTCTTCGACGACGGTGTGACCGCCTGTCTGGCCGACAACCACTTCCTGATGACCACCACCACCGGCGGCGCCGCACGGGTGATGGAATGGCTGGAGATCTACCACCAGACCGAGTGGCCGGAGCTGAAGGTGTACTTCACCTCGGTAACCGATCACTGGGCCACCATGACGCTGTCGGGCCCCAACAGCCGCAAGCTGCTGGCCGAAGTCACCGACATCGACCTGGACAAGGACGCCTTCCCGTTCATGACCTGGAAGGAAGGCAAGGTTGGCGGCGTGCCCGCGCGGGTGTTCCGCATCTCCTTCACCGGTGAGCTTTCTTACGAAGTCAACGTCCAGGCCGACTACGCGCTGGGTGTGTGGGAGAAGATCATCGAGGCGGGCAAGAAGCACGGCCTGACCCCGTACGGTACCGAGACCATGCACGTACTGCGTGCCGAGAAGGGCTTCATCATCGTCGGTCAGGACACCGACGGTTCCGTGACGCCGGACGACCTGAACATGGGCTGGTGCGTGGGCCGGACCAAGCCCTTCTCCTGGATCGGCTGGCGTGGGATGAACCGTGAGGATTGCCTCAAGGAGAACCGCAAGCAGCTGGTCGGCCTCAAGCCGCTGGATCCGAAGAAGGTGCTGCCGGAGGGCGCGCAGCTGGTATTCGATCCCAAGCAGCCGATTCCGATGACCATGGTGGGTCACGTCACGTCCAGCTACATGAGCGCGGCCATGGGCTATTCGTTCGCCATGGCACTGGTCAAGGGCGGCCTCAAGCGTATCGGTGAGCGGGTCTATGCGCCGCTGGTCGATGGCAGCGTGATCGAGGCCGAGATTGTCAGCTCGGTGTTCTACGACCCGAAAGGCGAACGGCAGAACGTGTGA
- a CDS encoding sarcosine oxidase subunit gamma, whose protein sequence is MTAVNVYKQRPDNLDAQSPLHHAGLTELVGKGRPGAGITLREKKLRGHLTLRGDAHDPAFARGVQDVLGLPLPVALTLVANGETSLQWMGPDEWLLIVPQGEEFATEQRLREALAGQHIQIVNVSGGQTLLELSGEKVRELLMKSTPYDVHPSNFPVGKAVGTHFAKSQLIIRHTAEDVWELVVRRSFADYIWLWLQDASAEYGLAVKA, encoded by the coding sequence ATGACCGCAGTGAACGTTTACAAACAACGCCCGGACAACCTCGACGCACAATCGCCGCTGCACCACGCCGGTCTCACCGAGCTGGTCGGCAAGGGCCGCCCCGGCGCCGGGATCACCCTGCGTGAAAAGAAGCTGCGCGGTCACCTGACCCTGCGTGGCGATGCCCACGACCCAGCCTTTGCCAGGGGCGTACAGGATGTGCTCGGCCTACCGTTGCCGGTGGCGCTGACGCTGGTGGCCAACGGCGAGACCTCCCTGCAGTGGATGGGCCCGGACGAGTGGCTCCTGATCGTGCCGCAGGGCGAGGAATTCGCCACCGAACAACGGTTGCGCGAGGCCCTGGCCGGGCAGCACATCCAGATCGTCAACGTCAGCGGCGGCCAGACCCTGCTGGAGCTCTCCGGCGAAAAGGTCCGCGAGCTGCTGATGAAGTCGACGCCCTATGACGTGCACCCGAGCAATTTCCCGGTGGGCAAGGCGGTGGGCACCCATTTCGCCAAGAGCCAGCTGATCATCCGTCACACCGCGGAAGATGTCTGGGAGCTGGTGGTACGCCGCAGCTTCGCCGACTACATCTGGCTCTGGCTGCAGGATGCCAGCGCCGAGTATGGGCTGGCGGTCAAGGCGTGA